A region from the Kineothrix sp. IPX-CK genome encodes:
- the arsB gene encoding ACR3 family arsenite efflux transporter: protein MSIEKNKGISFFEKYLTIWVMLCMTAGIMIGKFLPSIPAVLERFQYAGQNLPIAVLIWVMIYPMMMKIDFQSIKNVGKHPSGILISSGSSWLIKPFLMFGLATLFFKVIFQAFIPADLAQDFVTGAVLLGTAPCTAMVFVWSNLTKGDPAHTLVQVSINDLLILVLFVPLVQLLLGVNGVHIPWDTLVFSIILFVVVPLVGGVFTRFLMIQKKGEQYFNEKFVPQFDRITTLGLLLTLIIIFSFQGDIILEQPLYVLLIAVPLILQNVISANFTYLLCRWTKQPHNIAAPASLIAASDFFELSVAVAIALFGPDSPVVLACTVGVLTEVPVMLLLVRFIDKTRHWFPVPAAETVRRQV from the coding sequence ATGAGTATAGAAAAAAACAAAGGAATCAGCTTTTTTGAAAAGTATCTTACCATTTGGGTGATGCTGTGCATGACAGCAGGTATTATGATTGGAAAGTTCCTGCCCTCAATTCCGGCAGTTTTAGAGAGATTTCAATATGCGGGCCAGAACCTTCCGATTGCTGTTCTCATTTGGGTTATGATTTACCCCATGATGATGAAAATAGATTTTCAGTCCATCAAAAATGTCGGAAAACATCCTTCGGGTATTCTTATATCTAGTGGCAGCAGCTGGCTTATCAAGCCTTTTCTCATGTTTGGACTGGCGACCTTGTTTTTTAAGGTGATTTTTCAAGCCTTCATTCCTGCTGATTTGGCACAGGACTTTGTAACAGGTGCCGTATTGCTGGGAACAGCACCTTGCACGGCGATGGTATTTGTGTGGAGCAATCTCACGAAGGGGGATCCGGCACATACTCTTGTGCAGGTTTCTATAAATGACTTATTGATCCTCGTACTGTTTGTACCGCTGGTACAATTATTGCTCGGTGTGAATGGCGTTCATATTCCATGGGATACACTTGTGTTTTCTATTATTTTATTCGTTGTAGTACCGCTGGTAGGCGGTGTGTTCACACGTTTTCTGATGATTCAAAAAAAGGGTGAGCAATATTTCAATGAAAAGTTTGTCCCCCAATTTGATCGCATAACTACATTAGGGCTGCTTCTTACCCTGATCATTATTTTTTCCTTCCAAGGCGACATTATTTTAGAACAGCCGCTGTACGTTTTGCTGATTGCAGTTCCGTTGATTCTGCAAAATGTGATTTCTGCCAATTTCACTTATCTGCTGTGTAGATGGACAAAGCAGCCTCACAATATCGCGGCTCCTGCCTCTTTGATCGCAGCCTCGGATTTTTTTGAATTGTCAGTGGCAGTAGCGATCGCTTTGTTTGGTCCTGATTCTCCGGTTGTTCTTGCCTGTACCGTAGGAGTATTGACCGAGGTGCCTGTTATGCTTTTATTGGTCCGCTTTATCGATAAGACCCGCCATTGGTTCCCTGTACCAGCTGCTGAAACTGTAAGGAGGCAAGTATAA
- a CDS encoding 2-dehydro-3-deoxygalactonokinase: MEQLQNGRKEQRGNQVEECCLVIDGGTTNTRFVLVNPKNGKVLARMERRVGATDAASLSSNEKLKESVKAAITELQKKNKCVIKQIYASGMITSNAGLYELSHIEAPATAGDIRNGIKTVILPEVGGNIEFHFIPGVKFQNQREIGIDMMRGEEVEIFGALEAEDFHKSVMFIHFGSHNKLISVQNGVICNAVTTISGELIWAIAKETILKSSIGSFKEAFEMDEEYVKLGYYETKRNNISRALFVARIHQVMNKATPGQVKSYLYGAMTFIDFQAFSELMTKKTDKIVLYGRETFIEAFKICIPLWEEIVPDGICIREIGFAQSEQLSLNGIRTILSNCLEEAERAEKIC, translated from the coding sequence ATGGAACAGTTGCAGAATGGTAGAAAGGAACAGAGGGGAAATCAGGTGGAAGAATGCTGTTTAGTAATCGACGGAGGCACGACAAATACCCGTTTTGTGCTGGTAAATCCAAAAAACGGAAAAGTGCTTGCGAGAATGGAGCGCAGGGTGGGAGCGACGGATGCCGCTTCCTTGTCCTCCAATGAAAAGCTGAAAGAAAGCGTGAAAGCTGCAATCACCGAATTGCAGAAAAAAAATAAATGCGTGATCAAGCAAATCTACGCTTCTGGAATGATTACCTCCAATGCGGGACTGTACGAGCTTTCCCATATCGAAGCTCCTGCCACGGCCGGGGACATAAGAAACGGAATCAAGACAGTGATACTGCCAGAGGTCGGAGGGAACATAGAATTTCACTTTATACCCGGAGTAAAGTTTCAGAACCAGCGGGAAATCGGAATCGATATGATGCGGGGCGAAGAGGTGGAAATATTCGGGGCGCTGGAGGCGGAAGATTTCCATAAATCAGTTATGTTCATACATTTCGGTTCCCATAATAAGCTGATATCCGTTCAAAACGGCGTAATATGCAATGCTGTTACGACGATAAGCGGTGAGCTGATTTGGGCGATTGCCAAGGAAACAATACTTAAGAGCTCGATCGGCAGCTTTAAAGAGGCTTTTGAAATGGATGAGGAATATGTAAAATTGGGGTACTATGAGACGAAGAGGAACAATATTTCGAGAGCGCTGTTCGTAGCGAGGATTCATCAGGTAATGAACAAAGCCACCCCGGGACAGGTGAAATCCTATTTATACGGAGCCATGACCTTTATCGATTTCCAGGCATTCTCTGAGCTTATGACGAAAAAGACGGATAAAATAGTTCTTTATGGCAGAGAAACTTTTATCGAGGCATTCAAAATCTGTATACCGCTTTGGGAAGAAATCGTACCGGATGGAATCTGCATAAGAGAAATCGGCTTTGCACAAAGCGAACAGCTTAGTCTGAATGGTATTCGCACAATTCTGTCAAACTGTTTGGAAGAAGCGGAAAGGGCGGAGAAAATATGTTAA
- a CDS encoding IclR family transcriptional regulator, whose amino-acid sequence MDVRMVENEEKEDRNMAYTEHRSTARILRILELVAQKEEGYTLSKLAELLDAPKGSIFPMIQTLKEFHFLRQEEHTGLYKIGPAAFQVGMSFVNNGGTLKYVEKVLEDIVDQCLETVHFAVLDKGNVVYLLKKDSPQAIRMTSSVGKTLPAYATGIGKALLLDCSLEELHRIYPDGLHKMTENTIVDFDMLHDQLTGFRGDDVSYEYEESNKDVQCVAVAIRKSGKIIASVSVAVPVFRCTDEKQLEIKEILLRAKKVLENYFMNETVSFS is encoded by the coding sequence ATGGATGTACGGATGGTGGAAAACGAAGAGAAAGAGGATAGGAATATGGCATATACGGAGCATAGGTCTACGGCAAGGATTCTGCGGATTCTTGAACTGGTGGCGCAAAAGGAAGAAGGATATACTTTATCTAAGCTGGCGGAGCTTTTGGATGCGCCGAAGGGAAGCATTTTCCCGATGATACAGACCTTGAAAGAATTCCATTTCCTGAGGCAGGAGGAACACACCGGCTTATACAAAATCGGGCCTGCCGCATTTCAAGTCGGAATGTCGTTCGTGAATAACGGCGGCACTTTGAAATATGTGGAGAAGGTGTTGGAGGATATCGTTGATCAATGTCTGGAGACGGTCCATTTTGCAGTTCTGGATAAGGGTAATGTAGTCTATTTATTAAAAAAGGACTCGCCCCAGGCGATCCGGATGACTTCCTCTGTTGGAAAAACCTTGCCCGCTTATGCTACGGGGATAGGGAAGGCCCTGCTTTTGGACTGTTCCCTGGAGGAGCTTCACAGGATATATCCCGACGGGCTGCACAAGATGACGGAGAATACCATCGTCGATTTCGATATGCTCCACGATCAGCTTACCGGTTTTCGCGGGGATGATGTGTCCTATGAATACGAAGAATCCAACAAGGATGTACAATGCGTGGCGGTGGCAATCCGTAAGTCAGGTAAGATCATTGCCAGCGTCAGTGTAGCGGTTCCGGTATTCCGCTGTACCGATGAAAAACAGCTGGAAATCAAAGAAATTCTATTAAGAGCTAAAAAGGTATTAGAGAATTATTTCATGAATGAAACGGTGAGCTTCAGCTAG
- a CDS encoding glutathione peroxidase has product MGIYDYTVNNKDGKEVSLSDYKGKVLLIVNTATGCGFTPQYNGLQTLYEKYKEEGFEILDFPCNQFANQAPGSDDEITSFCSLRYGITFAQFAKIHVNGDDEALLYTYLKSQKGGVMGKNIKWNFTKFLVDRDGNVTERFGSATTPEKLEEKVKELLKKEK; this is encoded by the coding sequence ATGGGCATTTATGATTACACGGTCAATAACAAAGATGGAAAGGAAGTTTCTTTGTCCGATTACAAAGGAAAGGTGCTGTTAATTGTGAATACGGCGACGGGGTGTGGTTTCACACCGCAGTATAACGGCTTGCAGACCTTATATGAAAAGTATAAAGAAGAAGGTTTTGAAATTTTGGATTTCCCTTGTAACCAGTTTGCGAATCAGGCACCCGGCAGCGATGATGAAATCACCAGCTTTTGCAGTCTGCGCTATGGAATTACGTTTGCTCAGTTTGCCAAGATTCATGTGAACGGTGACGATGAGGCACTGTTATATACTTATTTGAAATCCCAGAAGGGCGGTGTTATGGGGAAGAATATTAAGTGGAACTTTACGAAGTTCCTGGTAGACAGGGATGGCAATGTAACGGAGCGGTTCGGTTCAGCGACTACACCGGAGAAGCTGGAGGAGAAGGTTAAGGAATTATTGAAAAAAGAAAAATAG
- a CDS encoding methyl-accepting chemotaxis protein, with the protein MEMDVTKKNKAWIRLLCMIAGPVIAFGLITVFILMQVAGQRMTVGFAILVLAVLLVLLGAVIFGFIEAILRNLGKMAKNFDKIADGTMTLDGNKLTERKDELGQMMRNVNEMMKSFAKVVVGIKNAVDSLDSVSGDFRESFDNMAKAMEQVGREVESITSNTVSQADQTKEIESEILDISHAIETIAANIEALTESADKMKDYNQSSEEIMQELVTISEENSESIENVRSQTDLTNQSALEIRQATEIIAGIASQTNLLALNASIEAARAGEQGKGFAVVAEEIRTLADQSRESSEHISKIVNILIENSNVSVDVTQKVSDAFVQQNEKIRQTKDIFAKLNQEIISVGSSIDGINTEVNTLDGHKDVMKDGIVSLADAAERNTASARETTNAMLEFEGLVTDCKQATNKITSVTHDLVENIEKIGMTAERRKAMFENSIIGG; encoded by the coding sequence ATGGAAATGGATGTGACAAAGAAAAATAAAGCGTGGATACGTCTTCTGTGTATGATTGCCGGACCGGTAATCGCCTTCGGTCTGATAACTGTTTTTATACTGATGCAGGTAGCGGGGCAAAGGATGACCGTTGGATTTGCGATATTGGTTCTCGCCGTACTTTTGGTATTGTTAGGGGCGGTAATATTCGGCTTTATTGAAGCTATTTTGAGAAATCTGGGGAAAATGGCTAAGAACTTCGATAAGATCGCGGACGGAACGATGACGTTAGACGGCAATAAGCTGACGGAGCGTAAAGATGAGCTGGGACAGATGATGCGAAATGTGAACGAGATGATGAAGTCCTTTGCAAAGGTCGTAGTGGGAATAAAGAATGCCGTAGATTCTTTGGATTCTGTTTCCGGCGATTTTCGTGAATCCTTTGATAACATGGCGAAGGCTATGGAGCAGGTAGGCCGTGAGGTAGAGAGCATCACTTCGAATACCGTATCGCAGGCTGACCAGACGAAAGAAATTGAAAGCGAGATACTGGACATCAGTCATGCAATAGAGACCATTGCGGCGAACATAGAGGCACTTACCGAGAGTGCGGATAAGATGAAGGATTATAATCAATCCTCCGAAGAAATTATGCAGGAGCTTGTAACTATCAGCGAGGAGAACAGCGAGTCGATTGAAAATGTCAGAAGCCAGACGGATCTTACCAATCAGTCGGCACTGGAAATTCGTCAGGCTACAGAAATCATTGCGGGAATTGCGAGCCAGACCAATCTGCTTGCACTGAATGCTTCCATAGAGGCGGCGAGAGCCGGGGAACAGGGAAAAGGCTTCGCAGTGGTTGCCGAGGAGATACGTACCTTGGCGGACCAGTCGAGAGAATCTTCCGAGCATATCAGCAAGATCGTCAACATATTGATCGAGAATTCGAACGTGAGCGTGGACGTTACTCAGAAGGTATCCGATGCGTTTGTACAGCAGAACGAGAAGATCCGCCAGACAAAGGATATTTTTGCAAAGCTTAATCAGGAGATTATCAGCGTTGGTTCTTCCATCGATGGTATCAATACTGAGGTCAATACACTGGATGGCCATAAGGATGTGATGAAGGATGGTATCGTTTCTTTGGCGGATGCGGCTGAGAGGAATACGGCAAGCGCAAGGGAGACTACCAATGCGATGCTGGAATTTGAAGGTCTTGTGACCGACTGTAAGCAGGCAACGAACAAGATTACTTCGGTAACTCATGACCTGGTAGAAAATATCGAAAAAATCGGCATGACGGCGGAGCGCAGAAAGGCTATGTTCGAAAATAGTATAATAGGCGGTTGA
- a CDS encoding bifunctional 4-hydroxy-2-oxoglutarate aldolase/2-dehydro-3-deoxy-phosphogluconate aldolase has product MLKQHFYDTRVIAILRGAAGKDLEELAEAICVGGIMFSEVTLNSPDALLSIERLRETFDGKMHIGAGTVTNLKAVREAVAAGAEFIVTPNIDADVIRYCVSKDILITPGALTPTEIEEAMRFGSEFVKVFPVGRLGAGYIKDVLAPYDKAKLIAVGGINAENSEEYRKNGAFGIGVGGSLCKIPEDRDFGKISDYARRLVESFRR; this is encoded by the coding sequence ATGTTAAAACAACATTTTTATGACACAAGAGTCATTGCTATTTTAAGAGGTGCCGCAGGAAAGGATTTGGAGGAACTGGCAGAGGCCATCTGTGTGGGCGGAATTATGTTTTCGGAGGTGACGTTGAACTCACCGGATGCCCTTTTATCCATTGAGCGCCTGAGGGAGACCTTCGACGGAAAGATGCACATAGGAGCGGGAACTGTAACGAATCTGAAGGCGGTGAGGGAAGCCGTGGCAGCGGGGGCGGAGTTTATCGTTACGCCTAATATCGACGCCGATGTTATACGCTACTGTGTCTCCAAAGATATCCTCATCACTCCGGGGGCGCTTACCCCTACTGAAATCGAAGAGGCCATGCGCTTTGGCAGCGAATTCGTGAAGGTATTTCCCGTGGGAAGGCTGGGGGCAGGATATATTAAGGATGTTCTGGCACCTTATGATAAAGCGAAGCTGATTGCTGTGGGAGGCATAAATGCAGAAAACAGCGAAGAATATAGGAAAAACGGAGCCTTTGGAATCGGAGTGGGAGGAAGCCTGTGTAAGATACCGGAGGACAGGGACTTTGGAAAAATCAGCGATTATGCCAGAAGACTGGTGGAGTCCTTCAGAAGATAA
- the dgoD gene encoding galactonate dehydratase, protein MKITKLELFKVPPRWLFLKISTDEGYTGWGEPVVEGRADTVKAAVMELSTYLIGADPMKIEDLWQVLYRGGFYRGGPVLTSAISGIEQAFWDIKGKYYNAPVYELLGGACRDRIKVYSWIGGEKPDEVAKLAKEKKEQGFSAIKMNAAGEMNYIDDFSKVMGVVERVATIRETCGIDFGIAVDFHGRVHKPMAKVMVKELEKYHLMFIEEPVLCENYEAFSEIASYTSAPIATGERLYTRWDFKKIFEQGAVNIIQPDLSHAGGILECKKIAAMAEAYDMAVAPHCPLGPIALAACIQLDACTPNAVIQEQSIGIHYNKGNDVLDFLKDKTVFKYEDGYVSLPAGPGLGIEIDEDVVRELDKTGHSWKNLVWRNLDGTVAEW, encoded by the coding sequence ATGAAAATCACGAAATTGGAATTATTTAAAGTGCCGCCCAGATGGTTGTTTCTCAAGATTTCAACCGATGAAGGATATACAGGCTGGGGCGAGCCGGTAGTGGAAGGAAGAGCGGATACGGTAAAGGCTGCGGTCATGGAACTTAGCACTTATTTGATTGGAGCAGACCCCATGAAAATAGAAGATTTGTGGCAGGTTCTCTACAGAGGCGGCTTCTATCGTGGAGGTCCGGTTCTTACATCGGCGATTTCCGGTATCGAGCAGGCGTTTTGGGACATAAAGGGCAAGTATTACAACGCACCGGTTTATGAGTTATTAGGAGGAGCATGCAGGGACAGGATAAAGGTCTATTCGTGGATAGGAGGCGAGAAGCCGGACGAGGTAGCGAAGCTTGCGAAGGAAAAAAAGGAGCAGGGATTTTCGGCCATTAAGATGAACGCTGCCGGAGAAATGAACTATATCGATGATTTCAGCAAGGTGATGGGAGTGGTGGAGAGAGTTGCCACCATCCGCGAGACATGCGGAATTGACTTTGGAATTGCCGTAGACTTTCATGGGCGGGTACATAAGCCTATGGCGAAGGTCATGGTAAAGGAATTGGAGAAATATCACCTGATGTTTATCGAGGAGCCGGTGCTTTGCGAAAATTACGAAGCCTTTTCTGAAATCGCATCTTATACCTCCGCACCTATTGCTACGGGGGAACGCCTTTATACGAGATGGGATTTTAAGAAAATTTTTGAGCAGGGCGCAGTCAATATCATCCAGCCGGATCTGTCCCATGCTGGAGGTATTCTGGAATGTAAGAAAATTGCGGCGATGGCGGAAGCCTACGATATGGCGGTAGCGCCCCACTGTCCTCTCGGACCGATTGCTCTGGCTGCGTGCATTCAGCTGGATGCATGTACACCGAATGCGGTGATTCAGGAACAGAGCATAGGAATTCATTATAACAAAGGAAACGACGTATTGGATTTCTTGAAGGACAAGACAGTATTCAAATATGAAGACGGGTATGTATCCCTGCCGGCAGGACCGGGGCTCGGTATCGAAATCGATGAGGATGTAGTGCGCGAATTGGATAAGACAGGGCATAGCTGGAAGAATCTTGTGTGGAGAAATCTTGATGGAACAGTTGCAGAATGGTAG
- a CDS encoding arsenate reductase ArsC gives MIKVAFICVHNSCRSQIAEALGRYLAGDVFESYSAGTETKQQINQDAVRLMKQFYGIDMEAVQYSKRLCDIPPVDMVVTMGCNVECPYLPCKKREDWGLDDPTGKSDDEFAEVIWKIENNILSLKERLSHYFLDKD, from the coding sequence ATGATAAAGGTCGCGTTTATTTGTGTGCATAATTCTTGCAGAAGCCAGATTGCAGAAGCGCTGGGACGGTATCTTGCCGGTGATGTTTTTGAAAGCTATTCCGCAGGAACGGAAACGAAGCAGCAGATCAATCAGGATGCCGTGAGGCTGATGAAACAGTTTTATGGAATTGACATGGAAGCCGTACAGTATAGTAAGCGTTTATGTGATATTCCGCCTGTAGATATGGTGGTCACCATGGGTTGTAATGTGGAATGCCCGTATCTGCCATGTAAGAAGCGTGAAGATTGGGGGCTGGACGATCCTACGGGAAAGAGTGATGATGAATTTGCTGAAGTTATATGGAAGATTGAGAATAATATTTTATCTCTTAAAGAACGGCTTTCACACTATTTTTTAGATAAGGATTGA
- a CDS encoding glutathione peroxidase produces the protein MKSVYDFRAENAKGAEVSLADYKGKVLLIVNTATQCGFTPQYDVLQDLYEKYQGEGFEILDFPCNQFGNQAPGSNEEIGSFCDMHYGITFPRFSKIEVNGENAIPLYKYLVEEKGFEGFSPESKMTPVLEKKLSELNPNYRNEPDIKWNFTKFLVNREGRVLERFEPTEDLGFVEDRIAELIELK, from the coding sequence ATGAAGAGTGTTTATGATTTTAGGGCAGAAAATGCAAAAGGTGCAGAGGTTTCTTTGGCCGATTATAAAGGAAAGGTTCTTTTAATTGTCAATACCGCTACGCAATGTGGATTTACGCCTCAATATGATGTTCTGCAGGATTTATATGAGAAGTATCAGGGAGAAGGCTTTGAGATTTTGGACTTCCCTTGCAATCAGTTTGGAAATCAGGCGCCCGGAAGCAACGAAGAAATTGGAAGTTTCTGTGACATGCACTATGGAATTACTTTTCCCCGGTTTTCTAAGATAGAGGTTAACGGCGAAAATGCGATTCCGCTGTATAAGTACCTGGTGGAGGAGAAAGGTTTCGAGGGCTTCAGCCCGGAGAGCAAGATGACTCCTGTCTTGGAAAAAAAACTGTCCGAACTCAATCCCAATTACAGGAATGAGCCGGATATCAAGTGGAACTTTACGAAGTTTCTCGTGAATAGGGAAGGCCGTGTACTGGAAAGGTTTGAACCTACGGAAGATTTGGGATTTGTGGAAGATAGGATAGCAGAGCTGATTGAATTAAAATAA
- a CDS encoding ROK family protein has translation MNLKLTTLNRAMKALDEKNLIVSFGEAESTGGRKALTYDIIHHGLYLIGVDLSRTYVNIVLTNLKLTVLKTEVFFLHEHDSAEKVIDSILYRIERIIKERSISSDQILGIGVGTVGPLDRDHGVMLAPQGFPFPGWGNVSVKECIENRFSIPCYIDNGANAAALVEYLFGIGKNKRSIAYIHCGIGIRSAVIKDGVIVRTMNDREDALGSMDMFLESGCMNSVEKVSALGAVIHAVTDELNLDSVKLNEENYKEVLVNLPEENMAVKRIIREKAIFFSIGLINFSRLLNPDVIILSGPLVMNLEDYYQECLKSFYNNYLYADTILFSKGGAFQENTIAIGSAALVMSHCCKAKIV, from the coding sequence ATGAATTTAAAGTTGACAACATTGAACAGAGCAATGAAGGCACTGGATGAAAAGAATCTGATTGTCTCTTTTGGCGAGGCAGAATCGACCGGGGGAAGAAAAGCGCTTACTTATGACATCATTCACCATGGGTTATATTTGATTGGTGTCGACTTGTCCAGAACTTATGTGAATATAGTCCTCACCAATTTAAAACTGACGGTTCTAAAAACAGAAGTATTTTTCTTGCATGAACATGATTCTGCAGAAAAGGTCATTGATTCCATTTTGTATCGGATTGAAAGAATAATAAAAGAAAGATCCATATCTTCGGATCAAATTCTTGGTATCGGTGTAGGAACGGTAGGTCCGCTGGACCGTGACCACGGGGTCATGCTCGCCCCCCAGGGATTTCCATTCCCCGGCTGGGGCAATGTCTCGGTCAAGGAATGTATAGAAAACAGGTTTTCTATTCCTTGTTATATTGATAATGGCGCAAATGCTGCCGCATTAGTGGAATATTTGTTCGGTATCGGGAAAAATAAACGAAGTATTGCATACATCCATTGCGGTATCGGTATCCGGTCTGCGGTGATCAAGGATGGCGTGATCGTTCGAACAATGAACGATCGGGAGGATGCGCTTGGCAGCATGGATATGTTCTTGGAATCCGGGTGTATGAACAGTGTCGAAAAGGTTTCTGCATTGGGAGCAGTAATTCATGCGGTTACTGATGAATTGAATCTTGACAGCGTTAAATTGAATGAAGAAAATTATAAAGAGGTGCTGGTAAATCTGCCGGAAGAGAATATGGCCGTTAAGAGAATCATTCGTGAAAAAGCTATTTTCTTCAGCATTGGACTTATCAATTTTTCACGCCTTTTGAATCCGGATGTGATCATCCTAAGCGGTCCGCTTGTGATGAATCTGGAAGATTATTATCAGGAATGTCTTAAAAGTTTCTATAACAATTATCTTTATGCTGATACGATATTATTCAGTAAGGGCGGAGCATTCCAGGAAAATACCATAGCAATTGGTTCGGCAGCATTGGTCATGAGTCATTGCTGTAAAGCGAAAATTGTTTGA
- a CDS encoding metalloregulator ArsR/SmtB family transcription factor, producing the protein MDYYLENIKVFKALGDPKRAMIVDMLSCGELCACKILEKFEMSQSTLSHHMRLLCKSGIVKAREEGKWTYYSLDEETIGKTKQFFTFITTQKGKCICREKEKAGDMI; encoded by the coding sequence ATGGACTACTATTTGGAGAATATAAAAGTATTCAAAGCATTGGGCGATCCCAAGAGAGCTATGATCGTAGATATGCTATCCTGCGGGGAACTGTGCGCCTGCAAAATTTTAGAAAAGTTTGAAATGTCCCAATCCACGCTGTCTCATCATATGAGACTCTTATGTAAAAGTGGAATCGTCAAGGCAAGGGAGGAAGGTAAGTGGACGTATTACTCTCTGGATGAGGAAACTATCGGTAAGACAAAGCAGTTTTTTACTTTCATCACAACCCAAAAGGGAAAATGCATTTGCAGAGAAAAAGAGAAAGCCGGTGATATGATATGA